The following proteins are encoded in a genomic region of Camelus ferus isolate YT-003-E chromosome 8, BCGSAC_Cfer_1.0, whole genome shotgun sequence:
- the LOC116665393 gene encoding uncharacterized protein LOC116665393, producing MGLGQGPPGSGGSREARAAGVCVREPQRPPPLPVCGRTGLFLAAPPRTEVTRRSARRGREGGEAEGGRKRERLSQRRHRIPQRVPGREAEPEKPVWSRRAERVVRRAGRRGREATGRAGPGPAAAAPGGKIVAELPARSDRGTPRRAGLYLSDDRSLLEDKRNYRIISIDDFVRGIAACPRWGIQIGVGSGAGNICGFSCGLCWDLGRADASCLRASLPPKGRERQHTQRGESRSGGRGNPRRVGAGALGFLPDPATPGGHRGSLEPLPCRCGLVCTLGGGPRRPWRPKPTPGAPPPGGLPAGPGPRAAPPGRPSGRAERSRVPRRRGPERPSLPPPRLRRRPAPGGVNKRRARFDLARPGFLAGVPHEQVFYRQLRNVLRLKFQISRKGTKCQDISSTPFPFH from the exons atgggcctggggcaggggccgcCGGGCTCGGGAGGGAGCCGCGAGGCCCGGGCCGCAGGAGTCTGCGTGCGGGAGCCGCAGCGGCCGCCTCCCCTCCCGGTCTGTGGACGCACCGGGTTATTCCTGGCAGCGCCTCCCCGAACAGAAGTTACTAGGAGGAGTGCGCGGCGAGGGCGGGAGGGGGGagaggcggagggagggaggaagagggagagactcAGCCAGCGACGTCATCGGATCCCCCAGCGCgtcccagggagggaggctgaaCCAGAAAAACCAGTCTGGAGCCGGCGAGCGGAGAGGGTTGTGCGGCGCGCGGGGCGACGGGGGAGGGAGGCGACCGGGAGGGCAGGGCCCGGCCCCGCCGCGGCCGCTCCGGGCGGGAAGATCGTGGCCGAGCTCCCCGCTCGCTCGGATCGGGGAACTCCCCGGAGAGCTGGTCTCTACTTGTCAG atgaccGTTCCCTTCTTGAAGACAAACGGAATTACAGAATAATCAGCATTGATGATTTTGTCCGG GGGATCGCGGCCTGCCCTCGCTGGGGTATTCAAATCGGTGTGGGCAGTGGTGCGGGGAATATTTGCGGGTTTTCTTGTGGGTTGTGCTGGGACCTGGGGCGAGCAGACGCCTCCTGCCTGCGCGCTTCCCTTCCTCCGAAGGGACGCGAGCGACAGCACACCCAGCGCGGGGAGAGCAGGTCCGGAGGGCGGGGGAATCCCAGGCGAGTGGGGGCCGGGGCGCTGGGCTTCCTCCCCGACCCGGCGACACCTGGGGGACACCGGGGCTCCCTCGAGCCGCTACCCTGCCGGTGTGGACTCGTGTGCACCCTCGGGGGAGGTCCCAGGAGGCCGTGGCGGCCCAAGCCGACGCCCGGAGCGCCTCCTCCAGGTGGTCTCCCGGCCGGGCCGGGACCGCGCGCCGCCCCTCCCGGGCGCCCGAGCGGCCGAGCCGAGCGGAGCCGAGTGCCCCGGCGCCGCGGGCCCGAGCGGCCCTCCCTACCCCCGCCCCGGCTGCGCCGCCGCCCTGCCCCGGGCGGAGTAAACAAGAGACGCGCAAGATTTGACCTGGCGCGACCCGGATTTCTGGCCGGGGTTCCCCATGAGCAG GTATTTTACCGACAACTGCGGAATGTTTTGCGTCTCAAGTTTCAGATTTCGCGGAAAGGGACCAAATGTCAAGACATATCAAGTACTCCCTTCCCTTTTCATTAA